From Pseudomonas hefeiensis, one genomic window encodes:
- a CDS encoding MerR family transcriptional regulator, translated as MRIGELALACAVSRDTLRFYEARGLIAARRSANGYRDYPADMVQLVLYIKTAQRLGFTLGEIGNSVAALWHAPDPDRAVTQLLQDKLNLIETRMTELDALRHELQQRLGQRCPLNP; from the coding sequence ATGCGCATTGGTGAACTGGCCCTGGCCTGTGCCGTCAGCCGTGACACGCTGCGTTTCTATGAGGCACGCGGGCTGATCGCGGCACGACGCAGTGCCAATGGCTATCGCGATTACCCCGCCGATATGGTGCAGCTGGTGCTCTACATCAAGACCGCCCAGCGCCTGGGTTTTACCCTCGGCGAGATCGGTAACAGCGTCGCCGCCCTGTGGCACGCACCGGACCCGGACCGCGCCGTGACGCAATTGCTGCAAGACAAACTGAACCTGATCGAAACCCGTATGACCGAACTCGACGCGTTGCGTCACGAGCTGCAACAACGGCTCGGGCAACGTTGTCCATTAAATCCGTGA
- a CDS encoding SDR family oxidoreductase: protein MNSAKNALIIGASRGLGLGLVKTLLSDGWSVTATVRNPQNAEALKALGPVRIEKLDMDDQQAVIALSQQLKDETFDLLFVNAGVKGPDTQTPGGATLAEVGQLFFTNAVAPINLAQRFAGQIRDGSGVLAFMSSVLGSVTMPDAPELALYKASKAALNSMTNSFVSQLGEQTLTVLSLHPGWVKTDMGGEGADIDVETSTRGLIDQVNAFAGKGGHHFVNYKGETIPW from the coding sequence ATGAATTCGGCAAAAAACGCATTGATCATTGGCGCCTCCCGAGGCCTGGGCCTAGGCCTGGTGAAGACACTGCTGAGCGATGGCTGGAGCGTGACCGCCACCGTGCGCAACCCGCAGAACGCCGAGGCGTTGAAGGCGCTTGGACCGGTGCGGATCGAAAAGCTCGACATGGACGACCAGCAAGCCGTCATCGCCCTGAGCCAGCAGCTCAAGGACGAAACCTTCGACCTGTTGTTCGTCAATGCCGGCGTCAAAGGCCCTGATACCCAGACCCCCGGCGGCGCGACGCTGGCCGAAGTCGGTCAGTTGTTCTTCACCAACGCCGTGGCGCCGATCAACCTGGCCCAGCGTTTCGCCGGCCAGATCCGTGATGGCAGCGGCGTGCTGGCATTCATGAGCTCCGTGCTGGGCAGCGTGACCATGCCAGACGCCCCGGAACTGGCGCTGTACAAGGCGAGCAAGGCTGCACTCAATTCCATGACCAACAGTTTCGTCAGCCAACTGGGCGAACAGACGCTGACCGTCCTGTCACTGCACCCCGGCTGGGTGAAGACCGACATGGGTGGCGAAGGCGCGGACATCGATGTAGAGACCAGCACCCGGGGCCTGATTGATCAGGTCAATGCCTTTGCCGGCAAGGGTGGGCATCATTTCGTCAACTACAAGGGCGAGACGATTCCCTGGTAA